The following nucleotide sequence is from Cercospora beticola chromosome 2, complete sequence.
CAAGCCGGTGCTGGGCACCACACCCGCGGGCGCATTCTTTGGTGTCGGCTGGAGCCAGCTCGATCAAATACCTACTGTCGATTGGGGATTTACTACAGAGCCTCAATGGGGCAATGGCTTCCGACGGATGCACTACGCTCGCGGCAGGTGCTGCTCCCAGTGTGTATGTTGCACTGGTCGCGTAGCTAACAAGTGAACAGATGTCTCGGCGGCTCTTCTGCCCTGAATTTTCTGATCTTCCATCGATCGTGCACGGGTGCTTACGACATGTGGGCAGATCTGGTACAGGACGAGAGCTAGTTCTATCGTCTTGCCAACCTGTGGCCTTATTTCCTACGAAGTACGACGTTCACGCCGCCTAATAATGACATTCGAAGAGCAAACGCCTCCACCCTCTATGACCCTACTGCCTTTGTCCCTATTTGCGGTCCCGTTCAGGTGGGTTACACGAATTGGGTGTCCGTCTGGGCAACATGGCTGGAACGTGGCCTGCAAGCCGTCGGGATTGGTAGGACGTTGGGGTTCAACCATGGTCAGCTTCTCGGCTACCACTACTCACAATCCACGATACGTTCTGATAAACAGTCGAGAAGTGCTTCCGATGAATACTTGGCACTCGTCCGGGGCAATCCACTCTTGAAAGTGTACAGTGAGACGATGGTAAAGCAAATACTCTTCTCTGGTGCGACGGCAATCGGTGTAAGAGTTAGCGCCTTGCTTTTGGAAAGGAACATTTATGCCCGTCGAGAAGTCATTCTGAGCGCGGGAGTCTTCCAATCGCCACAAATGCTGATGGTGTCTGGAGTGGGTCCGCCAGAGACACTGGCTTCGATGGGAATTCCGATCGTGTCCCCGTTGTACGAAGTCGGTCAGAATATGTGGGATCACATCATTCTAGGTGAGCGTCGAAATTTTGTTGGGGAGAACGCGTTGGTAGACTGACCATGGATGTGAATGGTGCAGGACCTTCTCACGAAGTCAATTTCGACACCGTCGATCGTTTTCTTCACGACCCTGTTGTTCTTGCCGAGACTCTAGCTGAATACCTGAGTGTTCCGCCAACGGGCCCTCTGACGTCCAATGTCGTCGAGCTTTTGGGATGGGAGAAGCTGCCCGAGAAATATCGTGCAACATGGTCGCCAGAGACACAAACCATAATGGCCCATTTCCCAGCAGATTGGCCGGAGCTCGAGCACGTCACCGGAAATGGCCATCTCGCTGACTTTTGGTTTCCCGTACTGCAACAGCCCCTCAACTTCAGGCAGTATGCCAGCGTGTTCACTGCGATGGTCGCCACGACATCAAGAGGGAACGTCACAATCCGCTCGCCAGACGCCAATATTCCACCAATCATTTCTCCCAACTACCTCGAAACAAGAGCAAATCAAGAGGTTGCGATCTCGTGGTTCCGTCGCATGCGAGAGATTTGGGCAACGCCCGATCTGCAGTCTATCACGATACCTCAGCCAGATGGCAGTCCGGAGTTCTGGCCTGGCTGGCAGATCGATACGGACGAAGAGATCCTAGATCTTATTCGAAGCTCGTTCATGACGGTCTGGCATGCAAGCAGTACATGCAAAATGGGACTTCCACAAGATCCGATGGCTGTCGTTGATACTCGGGGAAGAGTCTACGTAACTCAGAACCTGAGAGTGTGCGATGCGTCCATCATGCCAATTCTGCCACCTGGCCATCCGCAGAGCACGATATATGCACTGGCGGAGAAAATTGCAGAAGACATCATACTCGGGTACTAGTCCGTATTCCCCCTCGACTACTGGATCGTTGAGAGACCAGGGTCGGCGGTATTAGACAATGCAGATCATCTCATCGATGGCTGTCCTCGCACTCAGCCTCTCAGATCTGCCAGCGCGAGCAGAGAAGGTGACAAACTGCGTAGCAACCCTACCAGCAAATTAGGACCCGAATGACACCGCGCACGTACTCACTGTAGCTGCTAAGCTGCCGCGTTACGAGGCTTCAATGTCTCGTATCCGACCTTGCACTCATGGTCAGACCTTGGACGACAGGCATGGGCAAGGAGGCCCCTGTTGAGTCTAGGGTTACTTTAGGGCAACTGCTCGCCAATTCGAATGAACAGTCGAGCTATCGAATCGTGATGGAGTGATAACTCGGCGCAGCACATTTTCGGTCTGTGCATTCGTGCTGAGCTAGGATATGCTACACAATAGCGACGCAGGGTTTAAATTCAAGCATGAAGCTTACCAATTACTTAATTAGGCAGGTCGACAGGCCGTAAAGAGATGGCGCGGGTCACCAACCACCTCAATAACTTTAGGTAGGTTGGAACAACTACTATCAGCAACTGGATTGTGTTCAGATAACATAGAAGGGTCCCAAAGAAGTAGTTCGTCTGATGTTTTGTCGGTGACAGAACATGCAAGGGGCCCGCACTTCTTATAAAAGGCTTTACGAAAGTGAGCATATGGAGTGACGCTTGACAGCAATCCCACATCCTGCTTTCCGAAACAAAATCATCACAGCGAGTCGCCCTATTGCAACTTTCTAGCCCTACAAACATGAATCTCCTATCGATCgctgccttcctcttcttcagtaTTCTGGTCAGCGCAGATCCTCCACTCTATCAGGACAAGAGGAGCATCGAGCTACGAGATCAGAACAGATGCTGCGTAATCAACGAGAACGTTGGCATATGCGGTTCTGAGTGCGACAAATACCCACCGCTATGAGGCACGCTGCAATAGCTTCCGATCCATACCGTAAGTTCAAATTTGAGGCAGCGGGATTCTAGGATGTCGTGGGTTCAGTACTGACAAGTAAAGGTCACAATCACGATGATCCTGTTCAAGGCATTTGATATTGGAGTTCTCTGCTTGCAGAGCGCGACGGAATGAACGTGGGCAAGCTTTTTGGAGGATTTCACGGTAATACATTGTGTTCAGGGGAGTGAGGAGGCGACTCGCCATATGCGACCTCAAGTCTACATATTCAAGACCGCAGAGTAACAATGGTCGTAAGATCCAGCTGTGTCACTTTGATAGGGTCAAATAGTATTGCCTTGCCATGGGTCTAAGCAGAATGATAACTGGTGTTCCGCGACAACAGCATGTGTCTTGTTCATTTAGCGACCCCACCTAACCAATGCAGGATCAAGAAGTGTAAAGGGCCAATGTGAAGTATAGACACGACCTAGGGATAGTTAGGGCAATGTCTCACCGATCCGGACTGGCCGGCGAGATCAATTTGCAATGCGTAGAATCTTCCTGATGCGATATGCGTTCTTGTCCATCTTGGGATAGCTACGCACTACAAGCATGAGGCTTGCCGAGTGCTCCATCAGGCGGGTAGACAGGGCCGAATACTGTGTTCAGTCAAGCAACCATTTGACTAATTTTAGATTTGTTTG
It contains:
- a CDS encoding uncharacterized protein (CAZy:AA3); translation: MILLRWLGLTFTLLPFASSLPFALWRRQLGNVLDSALGLLSTSTTPVLDSINTQSIPGGSIVSPLLDTVEEAASGQGLVQGLLGTIEGAIGEEQTFDYVVAGGGTAGIPIAVRLAQAGFSVALIEAGIFYEIGKPVLGTTPAGAFFGVGWSQLDQIPTVDWGFTTEPQWGNGFRRMHYARGRCCSHTTFTPPNNDIRRANASTLYDPTAFVPICGPVQVGYTNWVSVWATWLERGLQAVGIGRTLGFNHGQLLGYHYSQSTIRSDKQSRSASDEYLALVRGNPLLKVYSETMVKQILFSGATAIGVRVSALLLERNIYARREVILSAGVFQSPQMLMVSGVGPPETLASMGIPIVSPLYEVGQNMWDHIILGPSHEVNFDTVDRFLHDPVVLAETLAEYLSVPPTGPLTSNVVELLGWEKLPEKYRATWSPETQTIMAHFPADWPELEHVTGNGHLADFWFPVLQQPLNFRQYASVFTAMVATTSRGNVTIRSPDANIPPIISPNYLETRANQEVAISWFRRMREIWATPDLQSITIPQPDGSPEFWPGWQIDTDEEILDLIRSSFMTVWHASSTCKMGLPQDPMAVVDTRGRVYVTQNLRVCDASIMPILPPGHPQSTIYALAEKIAEDIILGY